One Streptomyces hundungensis DNA segment encodes these proteins:
- a CDS encoding ATP-dependent DNA ligase — protein MDLPVMPPVKPMLAKSVAKIPPGMQYEAKWDGFRAIVHRDGAEIVIGSRNGKPLTRYFPELAAALAERLPARCVVDGEIVIAYDGRLDFDRLSERIHPAASRVKLLAEQTPASFITFDLLALDDVPLLDTPLAERRALLATALDGVSPPVHLAPATTDIEVARRWFEEYEGAGLDGVVAKPLDLPYRPDARLMYKIKHERTADVVIAGYRHHKSGPVVGSLLLGLYDPAGALQHVGVCAAFPMKRRAELIDELAPLLMADPVTEGHPWAAWAQEAAHESARLPGAPSRWTGKKDLSWVAVRPERVVEVAYDHMEGDRFRHTAQFRRWRPDRIPESCTYAQLEEPVRYDLAQVLSSGGG, from the coding sequence ATGGATCTCCCGGTGATGCCTCCTGTGAAGCCGATGCTCGCCAAGTCCGTGGCGAAGATCCCGCCCGGGATGCAGTACGAGGCCAAGTGGGACGGGTTCCGGGCCATCGTGCACCGCGACGGCGCCGAGATCGTCATCGGCAGCCGCAACGGCAAACCCCTGACCCGCTACTTCCCCGAGCTGGCGGCCGCCCTCGCGGAGCGCCTTCCCGCGCGGTGCGTGGTGGACGGCGAGATCGTCATCGCTTACGACGGCCGCCTCGACTTCGACCGGCTCAGCGAGCGCATCCACCCCGCCGCGTCCCGGGTGAAGCTGCTCGCCGAGCAGACCCCGGCGAGTTTCATCACCTTCGACCTGCTCGCCCTCGACGACGTCCCGCTCCTCGACACCCCGCTCGCCGAACGGCGCGCGCTGCTCGCCACGGCCCTCGACGGCGTATCACCACCGGTGCACCTCGCACCGGCCACCACCGACATCGAGGTGGCCCGCCGATGGTTCGAGGAGTACGAGGGCGCCGGGCTCGACGGGGTCGTCGCCAAGCCCCTCGACCTTCCCTACCGGCCGGACGCCCGCCTCATGTACAAGATCAAGCACGAGCGGACGGCGGACGTGGTGATCGCCGGATACCGCCACCACAAGAGCGGCCCGGTCGTCGGCTCGCTCCTGCTCGGCCTGTACGACCCGGCGGGCGCGCTCCAGCACGTCGGGGTGTGCGCCGCCTTCCCGATGAAGCGCCGGGCGGAACTGATCGACGAGCTCGCGCCGCTGCTCATGGCCGACCCGGTCACCGAGGGCCACCCCTGGGCCGCGTGGGCGCAGGAGGCCGCGCACGAGAGCGCCCGCCTGCCGGGCGCCCCCAGCCGCTGGACCGGCAAGAAGGACCTGTCGTGGGTGGCGGTCCGCCCCGAGCGGGTGGTGGAGGTGGCGTACGACCACATGGAGGGCGACCGGTTCCGGCACACCGCGCAGTTCCGCCGCTGGCGCCCGGACCGCATTCCCGAAAGCTGCACCTACGCACAGTTGGAGGAGCCGGTCCGCTACGACCTCGCGCAGGTCCTGTCGTCAGGGGGCGGGTGA
- a CDS encoding lytic transglycosylase domain-containing protein, translated as MRGHRRLRRGLTGSAVAAVAMAALTGSQAPGLLRPTPSAPSEPVAGPAGAVRTEQPSDGAYHTELPPLVSPKPTPMPPGTPPTVGVVDPVWTQEGIAATVLAAYQRAAQRLAGSAPHCHLPWQLLAALGKVESGHAGGGRVDAHGTTLTPILGPVLNGAGFADIADTDHGTLDGDARHDRAVGPMQFIPSTWATWGRDGNDDGRKDPDNVFDASLAAGSYLCADGRDLAVPADLNRAVLAYNHSADYLRTVLAWLEFYRRGAHGVPDGTGVLPSTPGAGSAGQLDADRGRKQGGGIVIGPQPSGKPSAPAPAHPGGSPSASRPPQSPPPSATPSPSSSSSSPTSSPSPSPSSSTSPSTSPSPSPSGGPGVPECPTPSSSASPTPGPSGTPSAPGCPSPAP; from the coding sequence CTGCGGGGGCACCGGCGGTTACGGCGCGGGCTCACCGGTAGTGCCGTCGCGGCCGTCGCGATGGCCGCCCTCACCGGCTCGCAGGCACCGGGACTCCTGCGTCCCACGCCGTCGGCCCCGAGCGAGCCCGTCGCGGGACCCGCCGGCGCCGTACGTACGGAACAGCCGTCCGACGGCGCGTACCACACCGAGCTTCCGCCGCTGGTCTCGCCGAAACCGACGCCGATGCCGCCGGGCACCCCGCCGACGGTGGGCGTCGTCGACCCGGTGTGGACGCAGGAAGGCATTGCGGCCACCGTTCTCGCCGCGTACCAGCGGGCGGCGCAGCGGCTGGCGGGGAGCGCGCCGCACTGTCATCTGCCGTGGCAACTCCTGGCGGCGCTTGGCAAGGTGGAGTCGGGCCACGCGGGCGGCGGGCGGGTCGACGCGCACGGCACGACCCTCACACCGATCCTGGGGCCGGTGCTCAACGGGGCCGGCTTCGCGGACATCGCCGACACCGACCACGGAACCCTGGACGGGGACGCCCGTCACGACCGCGCGGTCGGGCCGATGCAGTTCATCCCCTCCACCTGGGCCACCTGGGGACGGGACGGCAACGACGACGGCCGCAAGGATCCCGACAACGTCTTCGACGCGTCGCTCGCCGCCGGGTCCTATCTGTGTGCGGACGGGCGTGACCTGGCGGTCCCGGCGGATCTGAACCGTGCGGTGCTCGCCTACAACCACTCGGCCGACTATCTGCGGACGGTCCTGGCGTGGCTGGAGTTCTACCGTCGGGGCGCCCATGGCGTGCCGGACGGCACGGGGGTGCTGCCGAGCACGCCCGGCGCGGGCAGCGCCGGCCAACTCGACGCCGACCGGGGGCGCAAACAGGGCGGCGGCATCGTGATCGGGCCCCAGCCGAGCGGCAAGCCCTCCGCCCCGGCCCCCGCGCATCCCGGCGGCAGCCCGTCGGCCTCGCGCCCGCCGCAGTCGCCACCGCCCTCGGCCACGCCTTCACCTTCGTCTTCCTCGTCCTCGCCGACTTCGAGCCCGTCTCCCTCGCCGTCGTCGAGCACGAGCCCCAGCACGAGCCCGAGTCCCTCACCGTCCGGCGGCCCCGGTGTGCCGGAGTGTCCGACGCCGTCGTCCTCGGCATCGCCCACGCCGGGCCCGTCCGGCACGCCGTCCGCGCCGGGGTGCCCCTCACCCGCCCCCTGA